TCAAAGTCTTGCAGCTGCGACGGGTCAAAATGGTCTAACTTTAGGTATTCAGGCCGATCAAGTTAAATTTAATCAAGTTGCCTTGATTGATACGAATGGTATTGCATCTACGTCTTACAACAGTAAAGCAGGTCTTGTCATTGCAGGAAACTCTACTAATCCGGTTCCTGGCATAGAGTTTATTAAAGCTGCTGTATCTACAAATCCTTCTTTTAATATTGCAATTGATACCGATGCTGGTGGTGGAAATCCTTTTTTAAATTTAGCTGTCACGATGGGGAGTGACGTAAATGGTATTCGGCTTTTACCATTTTCAGTTTATTTAGCACCAAGCACATCTTTATCTAGTCCATCCGATTATGCATTAACAAGTTATGCACCAAAATCAATTTTTAGTTCGGGCACAACGGTGAATACCGGGGTAAAAGAGCTGATTCGTTCTACTGGTAATCTTGATATTAACTTTGTACAAACCAATAAGCCTCGTTTAAATATTCAATTGGGACATGCTGCCCAGTCGGTTATGGTTAAATTCGGAGGAGCTATTCAATCGATTTGTTCTGCTGCATCTGGCTGCCCGATTACTTTAGTTTCCGATAACACGGGTGCTACATTTGGGTTTAAATTTGCAGGTACGAATGCGTCAACGGGTTTTGTTCTTGATGGATTTTATGCTGGGGTTGACCCGACAGGACTTACCTTTGGAAATATAGGTGTATCTAGTAAATTTGATGCATCACTTAACAATGTGACTTTAGGAAATTTAGGTACACAAAGTACAACAACATTTAATAATTTACCCAATGGGTCTATGGGGAGTTTTGGAGTTACGGGTGCTTCGGTGACCGACTTTAAAATGAAAGTAAGTGGCTTTTAAAAAAATAATTAATTAACCTGAAATACCAAAAGAGGGCGGTTGTCTAAACAATCGCTCTCTTTTGTTTGAGTGATTAAATACGAGAAGAACTGGTTTGCTCTAGCTGCTGAACAATTTCATCTAAAGCTTTAATGCGTTTCACTTGGTCCCATAATTCTTTCGCTTGAGGATAGGCTTTTGTCATCATACCTAACCACTGCTTATAACGGCCAACCATCCCAATTTCTGTTTTTGCTTGACCATTTAAAAAACGTATTTGTAAGTCAACCAGTTGTTCCCAAGTAAACAGTGCTTCATCCATATTTTGGCGAATACATTGTGTTAAATCTGGAGTAGTCACTGCACCACGGCCAATCATTAAATCTTCACAGCCAGATTGTTGCTGGCAAGCTCTAGCATCAGCATTGGTCCAGATTTCGCCGTTAGCAATCACATTAATTTTTAAAGCTTCTTTAATCGGTAGAATTTTTTCCCAATAAGCTGGTGGCGTATAACCATCTGCTTTAGTTCGAGCATGTACTGTTAACCAGCTTGCACCCGCATCTTCAACTGCATGGGCATTTTCCATGGTGTGGTTTTCATCTAGATAACCTAAACGCATTTTTGCTGAAACAGGGATGTGCGCAGGTACTGCATCACGGACTGCCTTAATCAGCATATGTACTACGTCTGGTTCATCAAGAAGTACCGAACCACCTCGATGTCGATTGACGGTTTTTGCAGGACAACCAAAATTAAGGTCAATTGCAGGAGCACCCAGCTCAACGACTTTTGCCGCATTTGCTGCAAGCATCTCTGGATTATTGCCTAAGAACTGAACGTGTACAGGTGTTCCAGCAGCTGTTTTACCATCGTTTTTAAGTTCAGGACAAAAACTATAGTAAATATGGTCTGGCAAAATACTGTCTGTAACGCGAATAAACTCGGTTACACACCAGTCGAAGTGACCAACAGATGTGAGTGTATCCCGCATGATCGGGTCAGTTAAACCTTCCATTGGAGCGAGTATGAGTTTCACAGTCTGAGTCACCTGAGCAAAACAAAAACAGCGTTATACGGGATATGTATAACGCTGTCTAGTAGTGCTGAAATTTTAATTGTTTTATCGGCCCAATATCATCTCAAGCACAAATTTACTGCCAATAAAACCGATCGCTAATAATGCAAAACCAATTAAGGTAAAACGAATCGCTTTTTGTCCGCGCCAGCCAAGTTTATAGTGGCCAATCAATAAAGAGCCATAAATAAACCATGAAATAATACTAAATACGGTTTTATGAGCGAGATGCTGGGCAAAGAAGCTATCAACTGTTAAGAAACCAAACGCGAGAGCAATGGTTAATAAAATAAAACCAGTAATGATGAGGTCAAATAATAAAGATTCCATGGCCTGAATGGATGGAAGTAAATTGACCCAAATACGTTTTTTTTGTTTCTTTTTGAGTTCACGGTTTTGGAACCATATCAAGATCGCATGTATGGTTGCCATCAGTAAAACAGCATAAGCAGAAAGTGAAAGAATAATATGAGTATCTAAACCTAATGAATGCTGTTCAATAAACTGATCGGGACGGCTAAATGCAAAACCTAAAATAAGACCAATCGCTGCTACAGGAATGCCGAGCAAGTTTAACGGTACAATCGGACGGAAAGTACTAAAAACTAAGCTTAACAACAACATAAGTCCTGATGTAAAAGACACCAGATTAAAAACATCGTAGTTAATTCCTGATGGGGTCAGCATGGCATGACATAAAACTGTGCCATGTAACAGCAGTGCTAAGGTCGTAACAAAAGCAAATAACCATGGATTTGGTTCGCGTTTTGACATTAAACGTATGAACAGATACCAGAAAGAAGTGGTATATGCGATGAGTGCCAAAATTGTGTAAACCAAGGGGAGGCTAATCATGTCAAACCTTTTTCAGGATTAATTCATCTAGATAAGATATAAATTCGCTGCGAACTAAAGTATCCTATAGCATTCTATGCATAAATTTTCTATTTCGAGAAAGATTTTTTTGCAACTAGCCATTTTAAGCGGATTTTGCAATGTTTGATACCTTAACAGAACGACTCACGCAGAGTTTAAGAAATGTTACTGGCTCAGGGCAGCTGACCGAAGACAATATTAAAGATACCTTACGTGAAGTACGTATGGCTCTTCTTGAAGCCGATGTCGCGTTACCTGTAACTCGTGAATTTATCGCGAAAGTTAAGGAAGAGGCATTGGGCCAAGAAGTGATGACTCAGTTATCTCCAGGCCAGGCATTTGTAAAAATTGTCTATGATGAACTCACCAAGATGATGGGTGAGGCCAATGAAACACTGGATTTAAGTGCTAAGCCTCCAGTTGTGGTATTACTTGCTGGTTTACAAGGTGCAGGTAAAACAACTACAGCAGCCAAGCTAGCACGTTTCTTAAAAGAACGTCAAAAGAAAAAAGTAATGACCGTTTCTGCCGACGTTTATCGTCCGGCAGCGATTAAACAGTTAGAAACTGTGTCAGCAGAAGTTGGTGCAGGCTTTATTCCATCAGACCCTTCTGAAAAACCAATTGATATTGTTAACCGTGCAATTGAACAGGCAAAAATCCAGTTTGCTGATGTGTTGATTGTCGATACGGCGGGCCGTTTGCATGTCGATGAAGACATGATGGACGAAATTAAAGAATTGCATGCAGCAGTTAAGCCGACTGAAACTCTGTTCGTGGTTGATGCCATGACAGGTCAGGATGCTGCAAATACTGCTAAAGCATTTAATGATGCTTTAGCGCTTACAGGTGTGATTCTTACTAAAACTGATGGTGATGCGCGTGGCGGTGCGGCACTTTCTGTGCGTGCTATTACCGGTAAGCCAATTAAGTTCTTAGGTATGGGCGAAAAGCTTGATGCTTTAGAACCATTCCATCCGGATCGTGTTGCCCAACGTATTTTAGGTATGGGTGACGTACTTTCTTTAGTCGAAGAAGTTGAACGTAAAATCGACAAAGAAAAAGCCGAGAAAATGGCGAAAAAATTGCAAAAAGGTGGCAGCTTCAACTTTGAAGATATGCTGATGCAATTTGAGCAAATGAAGAAGATGGGCGGCATGATGGGCTTCTTAGACAAGTTGCCAGGCATGAGCAGTGCAGGAATTCAGCAAGCAATTGAGCAGGCGAATCCTGAAAAGCAGGTCAAGAAAATGGAAGCTATTATCCAGTCAATGACCATCAAGGAACGCCGTAATCCAGACCTGATGAACCCAAGCCGTAAAAAACGTATTGCAGCTGGGTGTGGTATGGATGTAGCTGAAGTGAATAAACTCATTAAGCAACAAGCACAAATGGCTAAAATGATGAAGAAGTTTGCGAATCCATCTGGTATGAGCAAAATGATGCGTTCATTAGGCAATATGCAAAAACAATTTGGCGGTGGTGGCGGTATGGGACCACTGTTTGGTAACAACGACCAAAAGAAATAAAACCATAAAATAAAAGGCGCCTAGAGCGCCTTTTATTTTGGTCTGTATTCTAGTCTTTAGGATAATGGGCAATATATTGTTGTAACCCTTTAAGCAAAAGATCTGTTTCAACAGTAGGTTGGTACTTCTGTAGAAATTTTGCAAAAAGAGGAGCATCGCCACCTGTGAGGAGTAGTTTTTTAGGTGATTGTTGCATAATGCTTTCAATCGTACTAATGAGGCCCAGTAAAATACCATGATGTACTGCATCTACGGTGTTATTACCCGGATTTAGATTATCAAAAGCCGAATCGGGAATTTTAATACCTTTGGTATTTTGAATCAGCGCATCACGCTGTAAATAAAGGTTTGGCAGAATATAACCGCCTAAATGCTGTTTGCCTTTGGTTAAATCAATGGTCAGCGCAGTTCCGCAACCAATAATGCAATAGTTTTCTTTTTCCTCAGCAACAGCAAGTACCTGTAGCCAGCGGTCAATCCCGAGCTGACTTGGTACTTCATAGCCACATTGTAAACCTGCATATTCAGCATGCACTTTGGCAAAAACAACAGGAATTTCTAGCCATTTTAGAATTTGCTGAATACGCTGATTATTTTCGGTATCGAGAACCGAAGAAATCCCAATACGATGCAAGCCTTGATGTTTAAAGTGTTGGATTAATCCCAGTAATAAATCGGCAGGAGACTGTAAATGTAACTCAGCTGCATGTTCAATAATTTGCTGATTTTCAGTAATCCAGTATTTTAAACGGGTGTTTCCGATATCAAGCCATAAACTTTTCATAGGAAAATACCTGATTACTGAGTGGTTTGTGGTCTTAGACGACCTTGATAAAACTGCTGTGGTTCAGGAGTTTCAATAATCACCGCACCTTCATTAGAGATTCCAACGAAACGGCCATATACCAGTCCTTGACTATGTTCGAACTGAACTAACTGATTAAGCCATGCAGCATGGTGGTTAAAACGTCCTGCAAGGTTATAACAACCGTGATCAAACCAGCGGGCTGCATTTTGAATTGCAACATAAAGCTCTGAAATTAACTCAAGACGACTCATTTGCTCTAGGCCTAAATCTTCTAGAGACGTGATCGGTTGATCACTATCAGTGACTGGTGGTGTTTTTAAATTAATACCTACACCTACAATCGCCTGATGTTGGGAAAGAGGTTCAACCAAAATTCCGCCCCATTTTCCTTGTGTACTATACAAATCATTTGGCCATTTCACTTGTAGACTCAAAGGTTGTAGCTGTGGAATTTGCAAAATATTCAACGCAACTTCAAGTGCTAAGCGACCATCTAAGGGTGTTCGAGTTTGCACCAATGTGCTTAAATAAATGTTTCCTTCAGGTGAAATCCATTGCCGTTGATGTTGACCTCGCCCTTGAGTTTGTTGAGCACTGCAAACCAAGCCTGTTGTAATGCCTTTTTGGGCAATTTCACGAATATCATCATTGGTCGAAGTTGTGGTTGCTTTTAATAAAACCACTTCTGGAAGCTGGTTTTTTGCGCTTAAAAGTTGTTGTAGTTGGCGAGTCTCTAAATCCATGTTGAATATGAGCAGAGTGGTAAAACATTTATGGAGTTAATCATATATTTACTCATTGGCGCAATTGCTGGTTTTACTGCCGGACTGTTTGGAGTTGGTGGTGGACTAATTATTGTACCAATTCTCTATGTCGTTTTTACCCAGTTGCACTATGATCCCGCGGTAATCATGCATATTGCAGTCGGAACCTCCCTAGCAACCATTATTGTGACTTCCTTTAGTTCAGTTTCGGCTCATCATAAAAAAGGTGCAGTCCTCTGGCCTGTTTTTCGTAATTTAGCACCGGGACTAGTGATTGGTTCCTTTTTAGGTGCAGGTATTGCCGACCTTTTGTCTGGACAGCATTTACAGCTTCTTATTGGTGTCTTTGCTGTTGTGATGGCTTATCGGATGTTCAAAGGAGCCCATGTTGTGGTTGACCCAACACGTCAGCTTCCTTCAACCCCTATGCAATTCATGGCGGGTGGAGGCATTGGTATTGCCTCTGCAATTTTTGGAATTGGGGGAGGAAGTTTAACCGTTCCATATTTAAACCGTCATGGCGTAGTCATGCAAAAAGCAGTTGCGACCTCTGCTGCTTGTGGTTTACCTATTGCTATTGCAGGTGCAATTGGTTTTATGTGGTTTGGTGCTAAAGAGCACATTTCTGTACCTAATACGATTGGATATATCCATATCTATGCTTTTATTGGTATTAGTGTCATGAGTTTTGTCACCGCTAAACTTGGGGCTAAGGTTGCCCACGCATTGTCACCACAAATGCTAAAAAAATGCTTTGCTTGCTTGTTAGTCGTGGTCGGCAGTTACTTTATTTATAAAGGTTTTATGAATTAAAAACGTTTTATTAAAAATATATAGAAAAGAAAGCTTAGACTCTCACGGTTTAAGCTTTTTTTATTTGAAGACTTGAAAAGATTAAAGGTGAGTTTTTCATCCGATTTCTGTATAGATTTTGGGTGGGTTGGCTTAAAATGCAATAAAATTGTCAGACAATGACATAGTTTTTAATGGATGAGATCAGTTAAAAACAAGGATGCGAAAGAAAAGCATGGATTAATGCATATAAAAAGTAGCGGGTGATTTATGAATCTCGAAGAGACAGAAAGTCTTTCTGAGCAAATTGTCAAATATATTAGCGAACAGATTATTAGTGGCGAATTGGTTGAAGGCGAACGTATACAAGAGCTTCGTATCGCTAAAGAGCTTGACGTAAGTAGGGGATCAGTTCGTGAGGCGCTATTATTACTCGAGCGTACGCATCTCATTGAAATTTTTCCGCGTCGTGGTGCAATTGTTTCGGAAATGTCGGCACAACAGGTCAAAGCGTTGTTTGATACAAATATGATGTTATTGGGGCATATTGTACAACGCATAAGCGAAACATGGCGTGCCCATGAAGCTGATCAATTACAACTCTTGTTAGAACAGCTTCTTGAGCATGTAAAAGCAGGCGATATCGAAAAATTCTACGATGCTATTTTCCAATATCTTGCTGAACAACAAGATATGGTCGGTAATCCTTATTTAATGAAATTTTATAAAGAATTATTACCATCATTACGTCGTAGTTATTTTTTGACGCTAAATACCTCTAAACGGGAACTACAAGAAGCGTTTGCATTATTTAAACTCGTGACTGATGCAATTTTGATCCGAAAATCACAACAAGCCGCTTTATTTATGGAAGATTTTTGTCGACACTTACGTAACCTTGTGTTGGAATCGCTGACACGAATGAAACAGATTGAATTGGCTTGGGCGAGACGCTCACGCCGCTAGTTAGGGCATTATGCGTTTAAGCAGTTTAAAACTTTCCGGCTTTAAATCTTTTGCAGATAGTACAACTTTAAATTTTAAGGCGAACCGCACAGCAGTGGTTGGTCCAAATGGTTGTGGCAAATCCAATGTTATTGATGCAATCCGCTGGGTGATGGGGGAGTCAAACGCTCGTCAGCTACGTGGTGGTAGCATGCAAGATGTTATTTTTACCGGAACATCCAAGCGTAAGCCAGTTGGTGTTGCCAGTGTAGAACTGCATTTTGACAATACCTATGGCAAATTAGGTGGAGCTTATAATGCTTATAATGAGCTCGCAGTTCGTCGTCAGGTAACTCGCGAAGGTAAATCTGAGTATTTCTTAAATGGTACACGTTGCCGCCGCCGTGATATTACTGACATTTTCTTGGGCACAGGGTTAGGGCCACGCTCTTACGCAGTCATTGAACAAGGCATGATTAACCGCTTGGTTGATGCCAAACCTGAAGAAATGCGTATTTTCATTGAGGAGGCAGCAGGTGTTTCCCGCTATCAGGCGCGTCGCCGCGAAACCTTGCAGCACCTTGAACATACGGAGCAAAACCTTTCACGTTTAGAAGATATTGCGCTTGAGTTAAAATCGCAGCTTAAAACACTTAAGCGTCAGTCAGAAGCAGCGGTTCAATATAAAACGTTAGAAAACCAGATTCGTACACTCAAAATTGAAATTTTGTCTTTTCAGGCAGAGAAAAGTGTACGCCTACAAGAAGAATATACTGTTCAAATGAACGAACTGGGAGAAACTTTTAAATTAGTTCGTTCAGAATTAAGTACGATTGAACATGATTTAGAATCTACCAGTGCTTTATTTCAGAGACTTATTCAGCAATCTTCACCACTACAACAAGAATGGCAACAAGCCGAAAAAAAATTATCTGAGTTGAAAATGACTCTGGAACAAAAACAGAGTTTATTTCAGCAAAACAGTACAACCCTTGTTCAATTGGAACAACAAAAAGCTCAAACGAAAGAACGTTTACAGCTTTCTGAATTACAGCTTGAAACACTGAATAGCCAGTTAGAAGAACAAACTGAAGCTTTAACAGCAGTTGAGCATACAGCAGCTGAAGCAGAGCAAAATTTTGCCAGTTTACAATCACAGCAACGGCAAGCGCAGCAACAATTTGAGCAAGTAAAAGCTCAGGTTGAAAAACAACAGCAGCAAAAAATGCAAATGTCTGCTCAAATCGAGCAATTAGGCAAAAATGTTCAGCGCATTGAACAGCAAAAAGAAACGCTGCAACATCAAGCAAACCAGATCCAATCGCAAGTACACGAAGATGAACAAGGCGAGCTTGAGCAATTACAGCAGCAGCTTTGTCGTGAAATCTCAACGCTAGAAGCTGAAATTGAGCAGTATGTGCAGCGTATTGAACAAGCTCAACAAGCGCATCAGGTAAATAAAAACCAGCAGCAAACGTTAAAAACAGAAATACAGGTTTTATTATCAGAGCAGAAAAACTTAAGCCAGCTTGTTGCTAAACAAAGTCCAAAGCAAAACCAAGATACGCTACGTTTAATGCAGGCTCTAGAGTTAACAGAGCAGGGCAAACCACACGCACAAATTATTGAAAAGTTTTTAGCAAAATGGTTACAGGCACATATTGTTGAAACTGAACAAGCCTTTCAGGAAGGAATTGCTCGCCAGTTAAAGCCTTCAGAGCAATCAAGCAAATTTAAGGGGAACCTGACTTGCTTGAATGATTGGATTGCATCGCCACAGCTATCAATATTCTCGAATGTAGCGATTGCACAAGATTTATCTCATGCTTTAAATGAACAAAAGCAACTGCAATATGGCCAGTCTATTTTGACTTTAGATGGTTATCATGTCGGGCAAGATTGGGTAATTGCTCTTATGTATGATGACGAAAGTCAAAGTGCGCAAGGTATGCTCAGTCATCGTATTCGTCTAGACGAAATTGAACAAGTTCTTCAAAAGCAGCAACCAGAATTACAAGCATTAGATCAAATTATAGTTCAGCAAAAAGATGAGCTAGGACAGTTACAAGTTGACCTACAGCAAAAACAACAAGTCATTAAACAAAAACAAAAAGACTTGCAACAGCTTGATGTACAAATTGCCAAGCAACAAACCGCAGCACAAGCATTTTTATTGCAAAAACAGCAATTGAAAGATCAACTCGCTCAATTAGATACGCAGCTTGAAGAAGATGCGATGCAAAAAGATGATCTTGAAATTGATTTGCATGCATTGGCAATGAAGCTCGAAACTATTTTACCTGACTATAAAACTTTGCAATTTCAGGTAGAAGAATTAACAGAGCAGCTTGAGGAACAGCAACAAGTCTTACAACAGCAACAACAAGAACGTGAGATTTTACGACGTAATAGTACGCAGACAACTCAACAAATTGAGCTGCTTGAAAAAGATATTTCGTTCTTGCAGAGCCAATATCAACAAATTACAGCGCAAATGGAACAGGCGAAAAAGTTTGTGGACCCTATTCAGTTAGAGCTGCCAAACCTTGAGTCAGAGTTTCAACAACAATTTGCTCAAACCGAAAAGCTGCAAAAGACATGGAATGAATGGCAGATTGAGCTTAATAGTGTCCAAGAGAAGCAACAAACGCTTACAGACCAACGCCATCAATACCAACAGCAAGATGAAAAGCTTAGAGAGCAGCTTGAAGCCAAACGTTTAGCATGGCAAGCCGCCAAGTCGGACCGTGAGCACTATCAAGAACAGCTCAAAGAGTTAAATGCCGAGCTTCAAACGGGTTTGAAAATAGATTTAAATGAACACCAGCAAAAACTAGAAAAAGTACAGAAACAGTTTGAAAAAATCGGTGCAGTTAACTTAGCTGCTTCACAAGAGTTTGAAGAAGTTTCTCAGCGTTTTGATGAGTTGAGCCACCAGATTCAAGACTTGGAAAATACGGTAACTCAGTTAAAAGATGCGATGAAGAGCA
The window above is part of the Acinetobacter baumannii genome. Proteins encoded here:
- a CDS encoding pantothenate kinase, with the translated sequence MKSLWLDIGNTRLKYWITENQQIIEHAAELHLQSPADLLLGLIQHFKHQGLHRIGISSVLDTENNQRIQQILKWLEIPVVFAKVHAEYAGLQCGYEVPSQLGIDRWLQVLAVAEEKENYCIIGCGTALTIDLTKGKQHLGGYILPNLYLQRDALIQNTKGIKIPDSAFDNLNPGNNTVDAVHHGILLGLISTIESIMQQSPKKLLLTGGDAPLFAKFLQKYQPTVETDLLLKGLQQYIAHYPKD
- a CDS encoding sulfite exporter TauE/SafE family protein, which translates into the protein MELIIYLLIGAIAGFTAGLFGVGGGLIIVPILYVVFTQLHYDPAVIMHIAVGTSLATIIVTSFSSVSAHHKKGAVLWPVFRNLAPGLVIGSFLGAGIADLLSGQHLQLLIGVFAVVMAYRMFKGAHVVVDPTRQLPSTPMQFMAGGGIGIASAIFGIGGGSLTVPYLNRHGVVMQKAVATSAACGLPIAIAGAIGFMWFGAKEHISVPNTIGYIHIYAFIGISVMSFVTAKLGAKVAHALSPQMLKKCFACLLVVVGSYFIYKGFMN
- the smc gene encoding chromosome segregation protein SMC, with protein sequence MRLSSLKLSGFKSFADSTTLNFKANRTAVVGPNGCGKSNVIDAIRWVMGESNARQLRGGSMQDVIFTGTSKRKPVGVASVELHFDNTYGKLGGAYNAYNELAVRRQVTREGKSEYFLNGTRCRRRDITDIFLGTGLGPRSYAVIEQGMINRLVDAKPEEMRIFIEEAAGVSRYQARRRETLQHLEHTEQNLSRLEDIALELKSQLKTLKRQSEAAVQYKTLENQIRTLKIEILSFQAEKSVRLQEEYTVQMNELGETFKLVRSELSTIEHDLESTSALFQRLIQQSSPLQQEWQQAEKKLSELKMTLEQKQSLFQQNSTTLVQLEQQKAQTKERLQLSELQLETLNSQLEEQTEALTAVEHTAAEAEQNFASLQSQQRQAQQQFEQVKAQVEKQQQQKMQMSAQIEQLGKNVQRIEQQKETLQHQANQIQSQVHEDEQGELEQLQQQLCREISTLEAEIEQYVQRIEQAQQAHQVNKNQQQTLKTEIQVLLSEQKNLSQLVAKQSPKQNQDTLRLMQALELTEQGKPHAQIIEKFLAKWLQAHIVETEQAFQEGIARQLKPSEQSSKFKGNLTCLNDWIASPQLSIFSNVAIAQDLSHALNEQKQLQYGQSILTLDGYHVGQDWVIALMYDDESQSAQGMLSHRIRLDEIEQVLQKQQPELQALDQIIVQQKDELGQLQVDLQQKQQVIKQKQKDLQQLDVQIAKQQTAAQAFLLQKQQLKDQLAQLDTQLEEDAMQKDDLEIDLHALAMKLETILPDYKTLQFQVEELTEQLEEQQQVLQQQQQEREILRRNSTQTTQQIELLEKDISFLQSQYQQITAQMEQAKKFVDPIQLELPNLESEFQQQFAQTEKLQKTWNEWQIELNSVQEKQQTLTDQRHQYQQQDEKLREQLEAKRLAWQAAKSDREHYQEQLKELNAELQTGLKIDLNEHQQKLEKVQKQFEKIGAVNLAASQEFEEVSQRFDELSHQIQDLENTVTQLKDAMKSIDQETRKLFMSTFDQINQELQNLFPKVFNGGEASLSLEDDWQSGVKLMARPPGKKNSSLALLSGGEKALTALALVFAIFRLNPAPFCVLDEVDAPLDDANVQRYCNLVKELSEHVQFIYITHNKLAMTMATDLLGVTMPEPGTSKLVTVNLEQAKEYGLVSES
- the ffh gene encoding signal recognition particle protein, giving the protein MFDTLTERLTQSLRNVTGSGQLTEDNIKDTLREVRMALLEADVALPVTREFIAKVKEEALGQEVMTQLSPGQAFVKIVYDELTKMMGEANETLDLSAKPPVVVLLAGLQGAGKTTTAAKLARFLKERQKKKVMTVSADVYRPAAIKQLETVSAEVGAGFIPSDPSEKPIDIVNRAIEQAKIQFADVLIVDTAGRLHVDEDMMDEIKELHAAVKPTETLFVVDAMTGQDAANTAKAFNDALALTGVILTKTDGDARGGAALSVRAITGKPIKFLGMGEKLDALEPFHPDRVAQRILGMGDVLSLVEEVERKIDKEKAEKMAKKLQKGGSFNFEDMLMQFEQMKKMGGMMGFLDKLPGMSSAGIQQAIEQANPEKQVKKMEAIIQSMTIKERRNPDLMNPSRKKRIAAGCGMDVAEVNKLIKQQAQMAKMMKKFANPSGMSKMMRSLGNMQKQFGGGGGMGPLFGNNDQKK
- a CDS encoding DUF6160 family protein; its protein translation is MKNKNIGCWLLLAGSSSVFAMQPLDDQSLAAATGQNGLTLGIQADQVKFNQVALIDTNGIASTSYNSKAGLVIAGNSTNPVPGIEFIKAAVSTNPSFNIAIDTDAGGGNPFLNLAVTMGSDVNGIRLLPFSVYLAPSTSLSSPSDYALTSYAPKSIFSSGTTVNTGVKELIRSTGNLDINFVQTNKPRLNIQLGHAAQSVMVKFGGAIQSICSAASGCPITLVSDNTGATFGFKFAGTNASTGFVLDGFYAGVDPTGLTFGNIGVSSKFDASLNNVTLGNLGTQSTTTFNNLPNGSMGSFGVTGASVTDFKMKVSGF
- a CDS encoding GntR family transcriptional regulator codes for the protein MNLEETESLSEQIVKYISEQIISGELVEGERIQELRIAKELDVSRGSVREALLLLERTHLIEIFPRRGAIVSEMSAQQVKALFDTNMMLLGHIVQRISETWRAHEADQLQLLLEQLLEHVKAGDIEKFYDAIFQYLAEQQDMVGNPYLMKFYKELLPSLRRSYFLTLNTSKRELQEAFALFKLVTDAILIRKSQQAALFMEDFCRHLRNLVLESLTRMKQIELAWARRSRR
- a CDS encoding biotin--[acetyl-CoA-carboxylase] ligase; amino-acid sequence: MDLETRQLQQLLSAKNQLPEVVLLKATTTSTNDDIREIAQKGITTGLVCSAQQTQGRGQHQRQWISPEGNIYLSTLVQTRTPLDGRLALEVALNILQIPQLQPLSLQVKWPNDLYSTQGKWGGILVEPLSQHQAIVGVGINLKTPPVTDSDQPITSLEDLGLEQMSRLELISELYVAIQNAARWFDHGCYNLAGRFNHHAAWLNQLVQFEHSQGLVYGRFVGISNEGAVIIETPEPQQFYQGRLRPQTTQ
- a CDS encoding tRNA dihydrouridine synthase; translation: MKLILAPMEGLTDPIMRDTLTSVGHFDWCVTEFIRVTDSILPDHIYYSFCPELKNDGKTAAGTPVHVQFLGNNPEMLAANAAKVVELGAPAIDLNFGCPAKTVNRHRGGSVLLDEPDVVHMLIKAVRDAVPAHIPVSAKMRLGYLDENHTMENAHAVEDAGASWLTVHARTKADGYTPPAYWEKILPIKEALKINVIANGEIWTNADARACQQQSGCEDLMIGRGAVTTPDLTQCIRQNMDEALFTWEQLVDLQIRFLNGQAKTEIGMVGRYKQWLGMMTKAYPQAKELWDQVKRIKALDEIVQQLEQTSSSRI
- a CDS encoding cytochrome C assembly family protein yields the protein MISLPLVYTILALIAYTTSFWYLFIRLMSKREPNPWLFAFVTTLALLLHGTVLCHAMLTPSGINYDVFNLVSFTSGLMLLLSLVFSTFRPIVPLNLLGIPVAAIGLILGFAFSRPDQFIEQHSLGLDTHIILSLSAYAVLLMATIHAILIWFQNRELKKKQKKRIWVNLLPSIQAMESLLFDLIITGFILLTIALAFGFLTVDSFFAQHLAHKTVFSIISWFIYGSLLIGHYKLGWRGQKAIRFTLIGFALLAIGFIGSKFVLEMILGR